The following coding sequences are from one Fimbriimonadaceae bacterium window:
- the accD gene encoding acetyl-CoA carboxylase, carboxyltransferase subunit beta produces MLGRRPPASEPNPNFIQCQSCKKTLFAAEFDSNLRVCPSCGFHHRLTWRQRAEYTFDKGSFIETDTGLASLDPLNFPDYAEKHGQAQAKTGMADSVVCGTAKLEGRPVSVAISDFHFMGGSMGSVAGEKITRALERGAEEGMPVIIFCASGGARMQEGLLSLMQMAKTTAAVELCRTRGVPYIAVFTDPTMAGVLASYASVADVILAEPKALVGFAGARVSKQAQVVKAPDDFQTAEFVLRSGMLDRIVNRRDMRGTLSALVRLLGGHLDRTEAHVG; encoded by the coding sequence ATGTTGGGCCGCAGACCACCGGCGAGCGAACCGAACCCGAACTTCATTCAGTGCCAGAGTTGTAAGAAGACTCTGTTCGCCGCCGAGTTCGATTCCAACCTTCGCGTCTGCCCGTCGTGTGGGTTTCACCACCGACTGACTTGGCGTCAGCGGGCCGAGTACACCTTTGACAAGGGCTCGTTTATCGAAACCGACACCGGACTTGCCTCGCTGGACCCGCTCAACTTTCCTGATTACGCCGAGAAGCACGGGCAGGCCCAAGCCAAGACCGGAATGGCCGACAGTGTGGTCTGTGGCACGGCGAAGCTGGAGGGCAGACCGGTGAGCGTCGCCATCAGTGACTTTCACTTCATGGGCGGTTCGATGGGGAGCGTCGCTGGTGAGAAGATCACGCGGGCCCTAGAGCGCGGGGCCGAGGAAGGCATGCCCGTCATCATCTTTTGCGCCAGCGGCGGCGCACGCATGCAGGAGGGCCTTCTTAGCCTGATGCAGATGGCCAAGACGACCGCCGCCGTCGAACTCTGCCGCACACGCGGTGTGCCCTACATCGCCGTCTTCACCGACCCGACCATGGCCGGAGTCCTGGCCAGCTATGCCTCGGTGGCCGACGTCATCTTGGCCGAGCCCAAGGCCCTTGTCGGCTTTGCCGGCGCACGGGTCAGTAAGCAAGCCCAGGTCGTCAAGGCACCGGACGACTTCCAGACGGCGGAGTTCGTCCTGCGGTCCGGAATGCTCGACCGCATTGTCAACCGGCGCGACATGCGCGGCACCCTCTCGGCCCTGGTCCGCCTGCTTGGCGGCCACCTGGACCGAACGGAGGCCCACGTTGGCTAA
- a CDS encoding M61 family metallopeptidase has protein sequence MKNWLLGIGALLAAGIAQADVWYTVQAAPGAKGLVVRIAFDAAKGDTELQIPRWSPGAYGLGDYAARVADFRMVGEDGKPLTVAKPNKETWKVSVDKAQRVEASYTVTGPVKDRFHLAGPSTYLYLVGRKDEPCHLKVVCPSDWGVYVGLNPDSGKNSFYAPTYDVLADNPVSAGDLPHDMYMSGGVPHTIVYHSGPVDKLKRPQVVQTLSQISDFMVKFWGKLPFDRYVWHVSVMDSPGGGWGLEHLSSTQVGMATGFNTGTKSVMAHEYFHAWNVKRIRSSVLGPFDYQRLPRTGALWWLEGVTDYYASVTLARSGLAAPEFIQEEAARHVTAARRNPARLTSTIYDASYTLDQADNGRGSSTGNRLDYYTFGWLAGMCFDIELRDRSAGKVTLDDVVHDLFAQCNGKPGFPEDGIRTTLIKHGGPEFGALYDKWIMTPGELPVEEELAKVGVNMEKTERSLPRMPFTVTVTGADAPVVVNETNGESGDLQKGDVVLKVGKDNVESGFRGFRAVSVAATGAKIGDAIEVTYKRGTETKTTTVKVAENKVASYRVTPATDGNLAKQALWKAWTAAK, from the coding sequence ATGAAGAACTGGTTGTTGGGCATCGGCGCCCTTCTTGCCGCAGGCATCGCTCAGGCCGACGTTTGGTACACGGTCCAAGCCGCCCCGGGCGCCAAGGGTCTTGTCGTCCGCATCGCTTTCGACGCCGCCAAGGGCGACACTGAACTCCAGATACCGCGCTGGTCGCCGGGTGCCTACGGCCTGGGAGACTACGCCGCCCGCGTCGCCGACTTCCGGATGGTCGGAGAAGACGGTAAGCCGCTCACCGTGGCCAAACCGAACAAAGAGACCTGGAAGGTGTCGGTCGACAAGGCGCAACGAGTCGAAGCGAGCTACACCGTCACCGGGCCGGTAAAGGACCGGTTCCACCTGGCCGGCCCTTCGACGTACCTGTACCTGGTCGGCCGCAAGGACGAGCCCTGCCACCTGAAGGTGGTGTGCCCCTCGGACTGGGGCGTCTATGTCGGCCTGAACCCTGACTCGGGGAAGAACAGCTTCTACGCCCCGACCTACGACGTTTTGGCCGACAACCCGGTGAGCGCCGGTGACCTCCCTCACGACATGTACATGTCGGGCGGGGTGCCCCACACCATCGTCTATCACTCCGGCCCGGTCGACAAACTGAAGCGACCCCAAGTCGTCCAGACCCTGAGCCAGATCAGCGACTTCATGGTCAAGTTCTGGGGCAAGCTGCCGTTCGACCGGTACGTCTGGCACGTCTCGGTCATGGACTCGCCCGGTGGCGGTTGGGGTCTGGAGCACCTGAGCAGCACCCAAGTCGGCATGGCGACCGGCTTCAACACGGGCACCAAGAGCGTCATGGCGCACGAGTACTTCCATGCTTGGAACGTCAAGCGGATCCGAAGCTCGGTCCTCGGCCCCTTTGACTACCAGAGGTTGCCCCGCACGGGGGCCCTGTGGTGGCTGGAGGGCGTGACCGACTACTATGCCAGCGTCACCCTGGCCCGTTCGGGCCTGGCCGCACCGGAGTTCATCCAGGAAGAAGCCGCCCGGCACGTGACGGCGGCGCGGCGGAACCCCGCCCGCCTGACTTCGACGATCTACGACGCCAGCTACACACTGGACCAGGCCGACAACGGCCGGGGTAGCTCCACCGGTAACCGCCTCGACTACTACACCTTCGGATGGTTGGCGGGGATGTGCTTTGACATCGAGCTACGCGACCGGTCGGCGGGTAAGGTGACGCTGGACGACGTGGTCCACGACCTCTTCGCCCAGTGCAACGGCAAGCCCGGCTTTCCCGAGGACGGCATCCGGACGACGCTCATCAAGCATGGCGGGCCTGAGTTCGGGGCTCTTTACGACAAGTGGATCATGACGCCGGGCGAACTACCCGTCGAGGAAGAACTCGCCAAGGTCGGGGTCAACATGGAGAAGACCGAGCGGTCGTTGCCGCGCATGCCCTTCACCGTCACGGTCACGGGGGCCGACGCCCCCGTCGTCGTCAATGAGACCAACGGCGAGTCCGGTGACCTGCAAAAGGGTGACGTGGTGCTCAAGGTCGGCAAGGACAACGTGGAGTCGGGCTTCCGTGGCTTCAGGGCGGTCAGTGTGGCCGCGACCGGAGCCAAGATCGGGGACGCGATCGAGGTGACCTACAAGCGGGGGACGGAGACGAAGACGACCACCGTGAAGGTGGCGGAGAACAAGGTCGCCAGCTACCGGGTGACCCCAGCTACCGACGGCAACCTTGCGAAGCAGGCCCTGTGGAAGGCATGGACCGCCGCGAAGTAG
- a CDS encoding peptidylprolyl isomerase: protein MSRFLRALLLLATSVLLVAGLVAAPVQEKPAKGETWMVMKVEGRGEVKIKLETAKAPKATAHVIALATQGFYNGQTFFKVIKEPRPFLVQFGDPGSRGDTKQELGQGGSGNRVPFEDSGLSNVEGAVGLSTLPRDPNSGDSIFYICLAESRFLDGKYTVFGHVASGMDVVKAVKEGDKVSSVTILRG, encoded by the coding sequence ATGTCCCGGTTCTTGCGCGCTCTTCTCCTCCTTGCCACCAGCGTCCTGCTCGTGGCGGGCCTCGTGGCCGCGCCAGTCCAGGAGAAACCCGCTAAGGGCGAGACCTGGATGGTGATGAAAGTCGAGGGCCGCGGCGAGGTCAAGATCAAACTGGAAACGGCCAAGGCGCCCAAGGCGACCGCCCATGTCATCGCACTGGCGACCCAGGGCTTTTACAACGGCCAGACGTTTTTCAAAGTGATCAAGGAGCCGCGGCCGTTCCTGGTCCAGTTCGGCGACCCCGGCTCGCGAGGTGACACCAAGCAGGAACTGGGCCAAGGAGGCTCAGGCAACCGCGTGCCGTTCGAGGACAGCGGCCTGTCCAACGTCGAGGGTGCGGTCGGACTCAGCACCTTGCCCCGGGACCCCAACAGTGGCGACAGCATTTTCTACATTTGCCTCGCCGAGAGTCGGTTCCTGGACGGGAAATACACTGTCTTCGGCCATGTGGCCTCGGGAATGGACGTGGTCAAGGCCGTGAAGGAAGGCGACAAGGTATCTTCCGTCACGATTCTTCGTGGCTGA
- the smpB gene encoding SsrA-binding protein SmpB, with the protein MAAKVAKADGPRGPATISNRKAGFDYHFVDNVEAGLVLVGSEVKSLFLGRANLTDAFCRVLDGEMWLLNLDIEPYDKASRFGHERRRDRKLLLHRKEIDVLARKVQEKGLSLIPTKIYFKDGKAKVNIALAQGKKDYDKRDSIKEKDQRRAQQRGLED; encoded by the coding sequence ATGGCCGCCAAGGTCGCAAAAGCGGACGGCCCCCGTGGGCCAGCCACCATTTCCAACCGAAAGGCTGGGTTTGACTACCACTTCGTCGACAACGTCGAGGCCGGGCTCGTCCTTGTCGGTTCCGAGGTGAAGAGCCTCTTTCTCGGCCGAGCCAATCTCACCGACGCTTTTTGCCGGGTCCTTGACGGGGAGATGTGGTTGCTCAATCTTGACATCGAGCCCTATGACAAGGCGTCGCGGTTCGGCCATGAGCGAAGGCGCGACCGCAAGCTGCTCCTTCACCGCAAGGAAATCGACGTCCTCGCCCGCAAAGTCCAGGAGAAGGGCCTCTCCCTGATCCCCACCAAGATCTACTTCAAGGACGGCAAGGCCAAAGTCAATATCGCTTTGGCCCAAGGCAAAAAGGACTACGACAAGCGGGACTCCATCAAAGAGAAAGACCAGCGCCGCGCCCAGCAACGCGGCCTGGAAGACTGA
- a CDS encoding FKBP-type peptidyl-prolyl cis-trans isomerase, giving the protein MRRTVCLALLGAALVGCNGSTAKDESQKFPPLKELVKTDVKVGDGPEVAKGDMVWVLYRGTFRDGKEFDANMGPNDMPLMVRFADTPGTSGVIKGWDLGIVGMRQGGERKLEIPFNLAYGPEGSGKIPAKADLNFDVKVIYVVKKGDETVYDKDDLKVGTGPEVKEGDTVTFHYKGEYINGLEFDNSEKRPSGSKPVTVKVGETSGVKDKMIRGLDFGIRGMKVGGERKLTLPPALVFGGAGNQSITGNQPCVFTIKLLKIGG; this is encoded by the coding sequence ATGCGTCGGACCGTCTGTCTGGCCCTGCTGGGTGCCGCCCTTGTCGGTTGCAACGGCAGCACGGCCAAAGATGAATCCCAGAAGTTTCCCCCTCTGAAAGAACTCGTCAAGACCGACGTCAAGGTCGGCGACGGGCCCGAGGTCGCCAAAGGGGACATGGTGTGGGTCTTGTACCGCGGCACCTTCCGCGACGGGAAGGAGTTCGACGCCAACATGGGGCCGAACGACATGCCGTTGATGGTCCGCTTTGCTGACACCCCCGGCACGAGTGGCGTCATCAAGGGCTGGGACCTCGGCATCGTCGGGATGCGTCAGGGCGGCGAGCGCAAGTTGGAGATTCCGTTCAACTTGGCCTATGGGCCGGAGGGAAGCGGCAAGATCCCGGCCAAGGCCGACCTGAATTTCGACGTCAAGGTCATTTATGTCGTCAAGAAAGGTGACGAGACGGTGTACGACAAGGACGACCTGAAGGTCGGCACCGGGCCCGAGGTCAAGGAAGGTGACACGGTCACGTTCCACTACAAGGGCGAATACATAAACGGCCTTGAGTTCGACAACTCTGAGAAACGACCGTCGGGTTCGAAGCCGGTGACCGTCAAGGTGGGCGAGACGTCGGGCGTCAAGGACAAGATGATCAGGGGTCTGGACTTCGGTATCCGGGGCATGAAGGTCGGTGGCGAGCGCAAGCTGACTCTGCCCCCTGCCCTCGTCTTCGGTGGTGCCGGCAACCAATCGATCACGGGTAACCAGCCGTGCGTCTTCACCATCAAGCTCTTGAAGATAGGAGGTTAA
- the proS gene encoding proline--tRNA ligase, whose amino-acid sequence MAKELGITARADNYAEWYNDLVKRADLADNSVVRGCMVIKPHGYAVWERMQGALDALFKAHGHVNAYFPLLIPKSFLSREAEHVEGFAKECAVVTHHRLMNSPDGKGVVVDPEAKLEEELIIRPTSETIIWNAYKGWIQSYRDLPLLINQWANVMRWELRPRLFLRTAEFLWQEGHTAHATFDEAEAEARLILHQCYQKFIEEWMCVPVIVGPKSDGEKFPGAVTTYTLEALTQDLRAIQAGTSHNLGQNFAKAFDVTFQTAEGKLEHVYATSWGVSTRLVGTMLMVHSDDKGFVCPPRLAPIQVVFVPIGRGDERAAVDEAVRTLAEEVKGSTWMGDKVRVHVDGREKESPGFKFNHWEMRGVCLRVEIGPRDLEAGQCVLARRHDGDKQTVALGELVAKVHEGLDAMQSGLYDRAKALAQANTRRVDTWDEFLQVFEGDGGVGFVLAHWDGTQETEDAVSAATKATIRCIPLEPHDPADLEPGRCVYSGKPSQRRVVFARAY is encoded by the coding sequence GTGGCCAAAGAACTCGGGATCACGGCGCGGGCTGACAACTACGCCGAGTGGTACAACGACCTCGTCAAGCGGGCCGACCTCGCCGACAACTCCGTCGTCCGCGGGTGTATGGTCATCAAGCCGCACGGGTACGCCGTGTGGGAGCGAATGCAGGGTGCCTTAGACGCCCTCTTCAAAGCCCACGGCCACGTCAACGCCTACTTCCCCCTCCTCATCCCGAAGTCCTTCCTCAGCCGTGAAGCCGAGCACGTCGAAGGCTTTGCCAAGGAGTGCGCGGTGGTCACCCACCACCGCTTGATGAACTCTCCCGACGGCAAGGGAGTCGTCGTCGACCCCGAGGCCAAGCTGGAAGAGGAGCTGATCATCCGCCCCACCAGCGAGACGATCATCTGGAACGCCTACAAAGGCTGGATCCAGAGCTACCGCGACCTGCCCTTGCTCATCAACCAATGGGCCAACGTCATGCGGTGGGAGTTGAGGCCGCGCCTCTTCCTGCGGACCGCCGAGTTCCTGTGGCAAGAGGGCCACACGGCCCACGCCACCTTCGACGAGGCCGAGGCCGAGGCCAGGTTGATCCTGCATCAGTGCTACCAGAAGTTCATCGAGGAGTGGATGTGCGTCCCCGTCATCGTCGGCCCCAAGAGCGACGGCGAGAAATTCCCTGGCGCGGTCACAACCTACACCTTGGAAGCCCTGACCCAAGACCTACGAGCCATCCAGGCGGGCACGTCCCACAACCTGGGCCAGAACTTCGCGAAGGCCTTCGACGTCACCTTTCAGACCGCGGAAGGCAAGTTGGAGCACGTCTATGCCACGTCGTGGGGAGTCTCTACCAGGCTGGTCGGCACGATGCTCATGGTCCATTCCGACGACAAGGGCTTCGTCTGCCCGCCCCGACTGGCCCCCATCCAAGTCGTGTTCGTCCCAATCGGCCGGGGCGACGAGCGGGCCGCCGTGGACGAGGCGGTGCGGACTCTTGCCGAAGAGGTCAAGGGGAGCACCTGGATGGGCGACAAAGTCCGCGTGCACGTGGACGGGCGCGAGAAGGAGTCTCCGGGATTCAAGTTCAACCACTGGGAGATGCGCGGCGTCTGCCTGAGAGTCGAAATCGGCCCGCGCGACCTGGAAGCCGGGCAATGTGTCCTGGCCCGCCGTCACGACGGCGACAAGCAGACCGTGGCGTTGGGCGAACTGGTCGCCAAGGTCCACGAAGGTCTCGACGCGATGCAGTCGGGCCTCTACGACCGGGCCAAAGCCCTGGCCCAGGCCAACACGCGCCGGGTGGACACGTGGGACGAGTTCCTGCAGGTCTTCGAAGGTGACGGTGGGGTGGGATTCGTGCTCGCCCACTGGGACGGCACCCAAGAGACGGAAGACGCGGTCTCGGCCGCCACCAAGGCGACGATCAGGTGCATCCCACTTGAACCGCACGACCCTGCCGACCTTGAACCCGGTCGGTGCGTCTATTCTGGCAAGCCGAGCCAGCGCCGCGTCGTGTTTGCCCGGGCTTATTGA
- a CDS encoding BMP family protein: protein MTRTLLSFATVALFLAGCSGGTQKPDAALPSPETKKVAAVQGTLKVALLTPGPVSDSGWSALAYDGLQAIKTDLHAEVHNQEAKDAQIKDAMRSYAQKGYNLVFGHGYEYNDPAIEVAKEFPNTVFISSSGGKTAANVGAFRFALEEGFYLAGVTAAKMSKTKKLAMIGGPDVPSIRSTFKAFEAGAKATDPSVQVIETFTNDGQDVAKAKQATLAAIGQGADFVIHQANAAAQGVFDACKEKGVYAFGSNLDQNDNPSGIVLASAEIVAKPAFEELAKRVQAGTYQGEVTTVGMSKGAVRFTFNPKLADKVPPEVRSQIDSLTIGIIQGSVKVPMDQF, encoded by the coding sequence ATGACTCGAACGTTGTTGTCGTTCGCCACGGTGGCGCTGTTCTTGGCCGGATGTTCCGGCGGGACGCAGAAACCGGACGCGGCCTTGCCGTCGCCAGAAACCAAGAAAGTCGCGGCAGTCCAAGGGACGCTCAAGGTCGCGTTGCTGACGCCGGGCCCGGTCAGCGACTCGGGATGGAGCGCCCTGGCCTACGACGGCCTCCAGGCGATCAAGACCGACCTCCACGCCGAAGTGCACAACCAGGAGGCCAAGGACGCCCAGATCAAGGACGCGATGCGTTCGTACGCTCAAAAGGGCTACAACCTCGTCTTCGGGCACGGGTACGAGTACAACGACCCTGCCATCGAAGTGGCCAAGGAGTTTCCCAACACGGTTTTCATCAGCAGTTCAGGCGGCAAGACGGCCGCCAACGTCGGGGCGTTCCGGTTCGCCCTAGAAGAGGGCTTCTACCTCGCCGGGGTGACGGCGGCGAAGATGAGCAAGACCAAAAAGCTCGCGATGATCGGTGGCCCCGACGTGCCGTCGATCCGGTCCACGTTCAAGGCGTTTGAGGCCGGGGCCAAGGCGACCGATCCCAGCGTCCAAGTGATCGAGACGTTCACCAACGACGGGCAGGACGTCGCCAAGGCAAAGCAGGCGACTCTTGCGGCGATCGGGCAAGGCGCTGACTTTGTGATCCACCAGGCCAACGCGGCGGCCCAGGGTGTCTTCGACGCCTGCAAGGAGAAAGGGGTCTACGCCTTCGGGTCCAACCTGGACCAAAACGACAACCCGAGCGGGATCGTCCTTGCCTCGGCCGAGATCGTCGCGAAGCCTGCCTTCGAAGAACTCGCCAAGCGGGTCCAGGCGGGCACCTATCAAGGCGAAGTGACCACGGTGGGGATGTCGAAGGGAGCCGTCCGGTTCACGTTCAACCCCAAGCTGGCCGACAAGGTGCCGCCCGAGGTCCGGAGCCAGATCGACTCCTTGACGATCGGCATCATCCAAGGGTCGGTCAAAGTCCCGATGGACCAGTTCTGA
- a CDS encoding ABC transporter permease has protein sequence MSLKRNWMFWLGISYLALMVLFAIFGPNMRHAWNDPIGPARLGPSAEYWLGTDEQGRDVFARLAYGARLSLTIGLTVQVIAVVVGVVVGVLGVYGPRWISNPLMRLTDGMFAFPDLLLAIMLVGLFGMGAGPVVASLSIAAWPSVARLVRTQVASLKDREFVVAAQAMGARTPYLVVKHILPHLAGVLLAVMMVDVAATILSESTLSFLGIGVQLPEASWGSMIQTGNLYIRNQPLLLLWPCLALSLTIFALNFVGDGLRAMADPKGSETR, from the coding sequence ATGAGCCTGAAGCGCAACTGGATGTTCTGGTTGGGCATCAGCTACCTCGCCCTGATGGTGCTGTTCGCGATCTTCGGCCCCAACATGCGCCACGCCTGGAACGACCCGATCGGCCCGGCCCGCTTGGGCCCCAGCGCCGAGTACTGGCTGGGCACCGACGAACAAGGCCGCGACGTTTTCGCCCGCCTTGCCTATGGCGCCCGCCTCTCGCTCACAATCGGCCTGACCGTGCAGGTCATCGCGGTGGTCGTCGGGGTCGTCGTGGGGGTCCTGGGCGTCTATGGCCCGCGCTGGATCAGCAACCCGCTGATGCGCCTGACCGACGGCATGTTCGCCTTTCCCGACCTGCTGTTGGCGATCATGCTGGTGGGCCTCTTTGGCATGGGGGCCGGGCCGGTCGTCGCCTCACTTTCCATCGCGGCCTGGCCGTCGGTCGCCCGCCTGGTGCGGACGCAGGTGGCTTCACTCAAGGACAGGGAGTTCGTTGTCGCCGCCCAGGCGATGGGGGCACGGACGCCGTACCTGGTCGTCAAGCACATCCTGCCCCACCTGGCCGGTGTCCTCCTCGCTGTCATGATGGTCGATGTCGCCGCGACGATCCTGAGCGAGAGCACCCTCAGCTTCCTGGGCATCGGCGTCCAGCTACCCGAGGCCAGTTGGGGGAGCATGATCCAGACCGGCAACCTCTACATCAGGAACCAGCCCCTCCTCCTGCTCTGGCCGTGCCTCGCCTTGTCACTGACGATTTTCGCCCTGAACTTCGTCGGTGACGGCCTCAGGGCCATGGCAGACCCGAAAGGGTCCGAAACCCGCTGA
- a CDS encoding ABC transporter permease: MAETHRSATGVWRAVLLRLLYGLVSLVFISLVTFMADEIAPGDAATAVAGEKATVEQVDRLRHQMGLDRPWPVRYFEFVGHAARFEFGKSYFGTKEPVNTIIGRALPLTLLLAGSAIALATILGLSLGTLAAIWRDRPPDRLTLTLSTLGVTVPNFVLAPILVFIFAVRMDVLPTTWEVKRVAPDFFYLVLPVIVLAARPAASLTRLTRASMVDTLSQEFVRLAVAKGVPPWQIYFKHALRNAVLPVLTSIGTSFGYLLTGSFVVETIFTMPGLGHAAIDAILKGDTPVILASTLVSGALFVLVNLLVDMALPVIDPRIRESQI, from the coding sequence GTGGCTGAAACCCACCGATCCGCCACCGGCGTCTGGCGCGCCGTGCTGCTCCGGCTCCTCTATGGGCTTGTCAGCCTCGTTTTTATTTCTCTCGTCACCTTCATGGCCGACGAGATTGCGCCCGGCGACGCGGCCACGGCGGTCGCGGGGGAAAAGGCGACGGTCGAACAGGTCGACCGCCTCCGTCACCAAATGGGCCTTGACCGGCCTTGGCCGGTGCGCTACTTCGAGTTTGTCGGCCATGCGGCGAGGTTTGAGTTTGGCAAGTCGTATTTCGGCACGAAAGAGCCGGTCAACACGATCATCGGACGGGCCTTGCCCCTCACGCTTCTCCTCGCCGGATCGGCCATCGCCCTCGCCACCATCCTCGGCCTTTCCCTCGGCACCTTGGCGGCGATCTGGCGCGACCGCCCTCCCGACCGGCTGACCCTCACCCTCAGCACCCTCGGCGTGACCGTGCCCAACTTTGTCCTCGCGCCGATCCTGGTGTTCATTTTCGCCGTCCGAATGGACGTCCTCCCCACGACGTGGGAGGTCAAGAGGGTCGCCCCCGACTTCTTCTACCTGGTGCTCCCCGTCATCGTCCTCGCGGCACGCCCCGCGGCGTCGTTGACCCGCCTGACCCGGGCAAGCATGGTGGACACCCTGAGCCAAGAGTTCGTCCGCTTGGCGGTCGCGAAAGGAGTCCCTCCCTGGCAGATCTACTTCAAACACGCCCTGCGCAACGCCGTCCTGCCCGTGCTCACGTCGATCGGCACCAGCTTCGGCTACTTGCTGACCGGGTCGTTCGTCGTCGAGACGATATTCACGATGCCCGGCCTGGGGCACGCCGCCATTGACGCCATCCTGAAAGGCGACACGCCGGTCATCTTGGCCTCGACCCTCGTCTCCGGCGCGCTGTTTGTCCTTGTGAACCTTCTTGTCGACATGGCGTTACCCGTCATCGACCCGCGAATCCGGGAGTCTCAGATATGA
- a CDS encoding DinB family protein, with translation MNGYLETWRFTRGRLAPSWEDLSEAQLAWKSPEGEGPIADILAHIAGCEHFLGKRLLGEDPRATERDAKLDDSARAVFLNDDPFPWGAEEMSKTGLQAMLDETAASTERALSDGLARNHDSDQDSPLGATIKGSGAAQRMAQHAGYHTGQIWMVRRHPQFPKD, from the coding sequence ATGAACGGTTACTTGGAGACGTGGCGGTTCACCCGCGGTCGACTGGCCCCCAGCTGGGAAGACCTCAGCGAGGCCCAACTGGCGTGGAAGTCGCCCGAAGGTGAAGGTCCGATCGCCGACATCCTCGCCCACATCGCCGGGTGCGAGCATTTCCTGGGTAAGCGCCTATTGGGCGAGGATCCCCGCGCCACGGAGCGCGACGCGAAGCTGGACGACAGCGCCAGAGCCGTATTCTTGAATGACGACCCGTTCCCCTGGGGGGCCGAGGAAATGTCCAAGACAGGCCTGCAGGCGATGCTGGACGAGACCGCCGCCTCGACGGAGCGCGCCCTTAGCGACGGGTTGGCCCGGAACCACGACTCCGACCAAGACAGCCCGCTCGGGGCGACGATCAAGGGTTCGGGAGCGGCCCAGCGCATGGCCCAGCACGCCGGATACCACACCGGCCAAATCTGGATGGTCCGTCGCCACCCCCAGTTCCCGAAAGACTGA
- a CDS encoding class I SAM-dependent methyltransferase translates to MAETTPLFDDGRAERYDRIISRIVVGYEAMHRLARAAALLEHNVRRVLVVGVGTGEEAVALAHDHPDATIVGVDVSADMLDIARAKLTVSGLADRVTLVCGGVADAPDGPFDVATELLVAHFLPRGRAGHFGEISRRLRPGGLLVEAALVAGAHEPLWRSVLGMGFDAEKVEDIVQGFHEDVVAVSPDEYLADLADAGFTPPVEVFRSLFARMWTARTA, encoded by the coding sequence ATGGCCGAAACGACCCCGCTCTTCGACGACGGTCGGGCCGAGCGGTATGACCGCATCATTTCGCGGATCGTCGTCGGTTACGAGGCGATGCACCGGCTGGCCCGCGCCGCTGCCTTGCTGGAGCACAACGTGCGCCGGGTCCTTGTGGTCGGGGTCGGCACCGGTGAAGAGGCGGTGGCCTTGGCCCACGACCACCCCGACGCGACCATTGTCGGCGTCGACGTGTCGGCCGACATGCTCGATATCGCCAGGGCCAAACTCACCGTGTCCGGCTTGGCCGACCGAGTCACCTTGGTTTGTGGCGGCGTCGCCGATGCCCCCGACGGCCCGTTTGACGTGGCCACCGAGCTCCTTGTCGCGCATTTCTTGCCGCGGGGCCGCGCCGGCCACTTCGGTGAGATCAGCCGCCGCTTGAGACCAGGCGGCCTCCTCGTCGAGGCCGCTCTGGTCGCCGGGGCCCACGAACCGCTGTGGCGGTCGGTGCTGGGTATGGGGTTCGACGCCGAGAAGGTGGAAGACATCGTCCAGGGATTCCACGAGGACGTCGTGGCCGTCAGCCCTGACGAATACTTGGCCGATTTGGCCGACGCAGGGTTCACGCCCCCGGTCGAGGTGTTCCGTTCGCTCTTCGCCCGCATGTGGACGGCGCGGACCGCCTGA